One segment of Scomber scombrus chromosome 3, fScoSco1.1, whole genome shotgun sequence DNA contains the following:
- the rpn2 gene encoding dolichyl-diphosphooligosaccharide--protein glycosyltransferase subunit 2 — protein sequence MDRSGLLGLFVLSLALSGAQALTPAHYLSLSDVARLQGVLSQHFTDLESAYYSVVGLAKLGATIPDHKEVCQFLKSQLDPTSVDSLFFAAETSQAISGCEIPVSNETRDILLAAVSEDSTMSQIQRAVSALGSLGLPLASQEVVGALTGRINKEDNVMAITSALQTAARLSKQAELGGIIEEIEDLTARLDDLGGIYLQFEEGLEATAMFVTAAYSLSDHVDMEPPLKEDQVIQLVNSIFSKKSWDSLAEAFSVASAAAALSSNRFHVPVIVSAQGPATVSHSQPTLQLLVTDVMSQPLATANVLVESAYAVASKSIILSQAPFTLNDGVFELNFMSSQPASGYYQFTVAVTGDTRLVANHVELKVKVSTEVAVTNMDLSVVDKDQSIGTKTTRVDYPSKAKTPFTADSHQNFAMSFQLVDVNTGVELTPHQTFVRLHNQKTGQEVVFVAEPDSKNLYKFELDTAHRKSEFDSMSGTYSLHLIVGDATLENPILWNVADVLLKFVDEEAPAAIQPKTLYIPKPDIQHLFREPEKKPPTVVSNTFTALILSPFLLLLILWIKLGANISNFSFSPSTVLFHIGHAALLGLMYVYWTHLNMFQTLKYLAIIGGVTFLAGNRMLAQKAVKRIEKK from the exons ATGGACCGGTCTG GGCTGCTTGGTTTGTTCGTCCTTAGCCTGGCTCTCTCTGGAGCTCAGGCGCTCACACCGGCTCACTACCTCTCCCTATCCGATGTGGCCCGGCTGCAGGGCGTCCTCAGCCAGCACTTCACCGACCTGGAGTCTGCATACTACTCGGTTGTTGGTCTGGCCAAGCTCGGAGCGACTATTCCCGATCACAAG gaAGTATGCCAGTTTCTCAAATCCCAGCTTGACCCCACTAGTGTTGACTCACTCTTCTTTGCTGCTGAGACCAGTCAAGCCATATCAGGATGTGag ATCCCTGTGTCCAACGAAACTCGCGACATCCTTCTGGCAGCAGTTAGCGAGGACTCCACCATGAGTCAGATTCAGCGGGCTGTGAGTGCTCTGGGCTCTCTGGGGCTCCCTCTGGCATCTCAGGAGGTGGTTGGTGCCCTGACAGGTCGGATCAACAAGGAGGACAATGTTATGGC TATCACTTCAGCTCTGCAAACTGCAGCACGCCTCTCCAAGCAGGCAGAACTTGGAGGAATTATTGAGGAAATTGAG GATCTGACAGCTCGTTTGGATGACCTCGGTGGCATCTACCTCCAGTTTGAAGAGGGGCTCGAGGCCACCGCCATGTTTGTGACTGCTGCTTATTCCCTGTCAGATCATGTGGATATGGAGCCCCCCCTCAAGGAG GACCAAGTCATCCAGCTGGTGAACTCAATCTTCAGCAAGAAATCCTGGGACTCTCTGGCTGAAGCCTTCAGCGTGGCGAGTGCCGCTGCCGCCCTCTCCAGCAACCGTTTCCACGTGCCGGTTATCGTCAGTGCTCAGGGCCCGGCCACAGTGTCCCACAGCCAGCCAACCCTGCAG CTCCTTGTTACTGATGTCATGTCTCAACCTCTGGCTACAGCCAATGTGCTGGTGGAGTCTGCGTACGCTGTGGCCTCCAAGAGCATCATACTCAGCCAAGCACCTTTCACACTTAATGA tGGCGTCTTTGAGCTCAACTTTATgtccagccagccagccagtgGATATTACCAGTTCACTGTTGCAGTAACTGGGGACACCCGACTGGTTGCCAATCATGTGGAG CTTAAAGTGAAGGTGTCCACTGAGGTAGCCGTTACTAACATGGACCTGTCTGTGGTGGATAAGGACCAGAGCATCGGCACAAAGACCACCAG GGTGGACTATCCCTCCAAAGCCAAGACTCCCTTCACAGCAGACAGCCACCAGAACTTTGCCATGTCCTTCCAGCTGGTCGACGTCAACACCGGAGTTGAGCTGACCCCTCACCAG ACTTTTGTCCGGCTGCACAATCAGAAAACCGGTCAGGAGGTTGTGTTCGTGGCCGAACCCGACAGCAAGAACCTCTACAAGTTTGAGCTGGACACAGCACACAGGAAATCCGAGTTCGACTCCATGTCAGGCACCTACTCTCTGCACCTCATCGTCGGGGACGCTACCTTGGAGAATCCCATCTTGTGGAACGTG gctGATGTTCTGCTGAAGTTTGTCGATGAGGAAGCCCCAGCTGCCATTCAGCCCAAGACTCTTTACATCCCCAAACCAGACATCCAG CACTTATTCAGGGAACCAGAGAAGAAACCTCCCACAGTGGTTTCCAACACCTTCACTGCACTCATCCTGTCTCCCTTCTTGCTTCTGCTCATCCTG TGGATTAAGCTGGGAGCCAACATCTCCAACTTCAGCTTCTCTCCCAGCACCGTTCTGTTCCATATTGGACATGCAG CCTTGTTGGGCCTGATGTACGTCTACTGGACCCACCTGAACATGTTCCAGACCCTGAAGTACCTGGCGATTATCGGCGGCGTCACTTTCCTCGCCGGGAACCGCATGCTGGCCCAGAAAGCAGTGAAGAG AATTGAGAAAAAATAA